In Saprospiraceae bacterium, the sequence TATTACTATGTACGATATGACCATCATTGAGTGGCAAATCTGCATTTAAATAAAATTGAACTCCATTCATCCACTCAACGTTGGCTGCTAATAGAGCCGGATTAGATAATACCGGATCTCTCGAAGTAATTAGATTATTCAATAAGGTCGAGGCTTTCTCCACAGGAACTGCTAATAAATAATAGTCCCCTTTAATATTGAGTATGGTATTTGTGATTTCATCTTTCACAGTGATATTGATTATCTGAGAACCGACCAGATTAATACTTTGTACTTCATGACTTTTGTGGTAGACCACCCCTTTGGTAAGTAAATAATCATACCAGGGGATTAAAAACTGTTCATTGGTAGGACCATTTAGTACTCTGCTTGGCGCCATAGTCGGATCCGCCATCGAATATAACAATTGAAGGAGAATCGAACCTCCGACACGGGTAGACATGGTCTTGGCCTGCGCAGCCACCAGTGATTTGGTAAGACCATCTGCAAATAAATTTTGATAAGTAGGACTATTATCGTCAGCTTCTACAAAATACCACCAACCGGTCTGCTCATATTCATCATTAAATCTGGTATTGCTCGAAGTCAATAATTGAAATAATTTCTCTTTGATCAAAGCCTTTTCTCCAGAAGACAATCCTGTTGCAGGTGCCCCATTTAAGGTTTTAAAGACCAGGTCTACATCAAAAGCAGTCAGTGGGAAGTGAACCAAAGCTGTTAAGGGCTCCTTGCCGTCTCTCGCAAACATTATCTTTTCGGTCTTCTTCAAATTATTAAATACTGTTCCTGACCCAATAGGAATTCTTTTCATGGTATGCGAAAGGTGTCTGTAGAAGCCCGGAAAAAATCTAAACCCATGCTCACCCGGAATATTATTGAAAGGTCCTACTGTAGCATCTTCAGACCGCGCTTTTCCCCCAACATATTTGGTATTGGATTCATATATTTCAACATCAAATCCTCTTTCGATCAATTCGTGGGCTGCGGTCATGCCGGCAATACCGCCGCCCATAATAATAACTTTTTTTGCCATGAATATAGGTATTAATAAAGGTTGTTTTGATTGGTGGTTTAAGGCAATCTATAGGTAGTGTAAGATGTAGGATGAATGTCAGCCCATTCTTCAATGAAAATGAAACAAATTTTAATGTACTGAATATCAATGCTTATCATTACCATTATTACTTTGCATTTGTTAAATTCTTAATTAATTAACTAATATTATTGAGTCCATCCTTCGACCCTCCCTGCAAACTCCTTATTCTCAGATTAATATTATTTTATCAGCAATAAAAATTCCGGGTAGGCTAATTACCTATAAACTTGATCTCGAAATCAGGGCTTTCTTCTGTTAGCCAGGATAAAAAGCATGAACAGCATCTGTAAGTATTATTCCATCTTCAAAGTAATTACCAGATCATAAAGTATTCAACCAATTTAAAATTTCCATGTAACGGCTTCCTATAAATGTAATGACTCTGTCATTTTACCCAGATTGATTCCTTCTGCTTTGGTAAAATATATTTCTCGTACTTCCTCCATATTATCCCATAGATGTTTATTTCCTTTTAAACCCGAAGTGAGCTTCATTCTCCTGGTTAATAGATTTTTTTCAATTGGGGTTGCTGTTCTCCTGGCACCCAGTTGTCCATATAATTTTATTGCAGGGTCAGCTTTGAATTTTCCTTTAAATAGTGAACTTAGCCAAAACCAGGTATTACTATTAACGGCCAAAACACAAATATTTTTATTAAATCTCTCATTAGCCGGAAGTTTTGAAGGAAATTTCTCAAAGTAGAAACCTGTCTGGTCCTTATTGAGAAATAGTGACCCTATAGGTGTCGTAGTCGGATTATTTTCTTTGTCGACTGATGCAATTGACACATGAAAGTTAGATGAAAAGCTCTTGTTGAAATGAGCACGAATTTCTGCCCAATTTTTAATAATGTCCATATAAAAAAGGTTCAATGCAATTGAGTTTTAATTTTGATAATCTGACTCAGCCCATTTTTTCGTATCATCCCTACCCATACAGATCAATGTTTCGGTAACATACCTTCAAGGACTTGTTTATATCCTGGATATCCTTTGCTTTAATTGAAATACATTGCCTTCGGGATCCTCGCCATCACAAATTATATAATCATATCCTTCCCACTCCTGGGTCTCCTTCAAACGCACACCTCGGGATAACAGATCAGTTCTTAACGAGAATAAATCTTCATCCACTTCAAATACAATCTTAGTATTACTTTCCGACGCAGCAGATGCAGGATCCAAATGCATATATGCTTCACCAATTTGATGCAAGCCGATATTGCAGGACCCTGCTTTCAATAAAACCCATTGCTTTGGAATTTCTTCCAGGGCTTCAAATTCAAAAACCTGAGTATAAAAATTTTTAAGTAGTTCTATATTTTGGACAAAAAGTATCAGGGATTCAATTCTGAATTTCATGCAATAAAATTAAGTATTTATTCTTTCAGATTTGATTCCAGTCTAGGACTCAAAATTTGTTGAAAAGTCAAATTCAATAACTTACTTACTCGCCCCGTAAATCTTGCCAGCTATTGCAGCTATCTTCGTAAATCCCTTGGCATCTTCCCCACTCCAGGCATTATTCATTTCGCCATACTGACCCATTTTACTACGCATCATATCATGGGGTGAGTCTACACCGTGCAGTTCAAACCGATATGGATAGAGTTTGATAAATACAGTCCCATTGACCCGCTCCTGGGTATGCTCCAGGAAAGATTCTATATCTCTCATCACAGGATCGAGATATTGCCCTTCGTGCAACATCATACCATACCAATTGCCCATTTGTTCTTTCCAATATTGCTGCCATTTGCCCAGCGTATGTTTTTCAAGCAAATGATGGGCTTTGATGATAAGTAATGGAGCAGCTGCTTCAAAACCTACACGGCCTTTGATGCCGATGATCGTGTCACCTACATGGATATCTCTACCAATACCAAAAGGGGAGGCTATGGCGGAAAGTGCCTGAATAGCTTCTACATTGTTGGCGTAATGATGATTGTTGATGCCTGTGAGCTGACCTTGGGTAAATTGCAAAGTAATCTCTTTGGGCTCTGTTGCTGTCACTTGTGAGGGGAACGCTGACTCAGGCAGGTACTGATTGGAGGTCAATGTTTCTTTGCCGCCTACACTGGTACCCCAAAGCCCTTTGTTGATCGAATACTGAGCTTTCTCCCAGGACATTTCTACTCCATGCTTTTTGAGATAATCTACCTCTTCCTGGCGTGACAGTTTGAGATCGCGGATCGGGGTGATCACTTCAAGACCAGAGCCCAGTATATTAAATATCAAATCAAAGCGAATCTGATCATTGCCAGCACCGGTGCTGCCATGAGCGATGTATTTGACCCTTTTTTTCTGAGCGTATTCGATAATGGCCAGTGCCTGGAATACGCGCTCTGCTGATACCGATAGTGGATAAGTATTGTTGCGCAGCACATTGCCATAGATCAAGAATCGAAGGCATCGTTGATAAAATTCCTGAGTATAGTCCAATACTTTGAAAGAGGCTGCGCCCATTTGTTTGGCACGCGCACCTATCCCTTTGAGTTCAGCATCTGTAAAACCGCCTGTATTGACTATCGCACAGTGTACTTCAAGGTTTTTTTCAAGTTGGAGATATTTTACACAATAGGAGGTATCGAGCCCTCCACTATAAGCCAGTATTACTTTATCAGATTGAGCCATTGTTTTGAGCTAGGTCATTAATAATCATTCGGGATAGGTCATAAGGCATTTCTTCCATTTTGGATGGTGCCAACATACCGGTACAAAGGCACATTTTGTGCTCATTTCGCTGAAGGATATCGTAGTTGGGGCAACTGCTGCAGCCCTGCCAAAAAGCATCGTCTGGAGTCAGTTCGGAAAAAGTAACCGGTTTGTATCCAAGCTCCGTATTGATTTTCATTACAGCCAGGCTGGTGGTAATACCAAATACTTTAGCATAGGGATATTTGTCACGGGCCAGATTAAATGCTTTGATCTTAATCTCTCTACCCAGGCCTCCCTTGCGCATATCCGGGTTGACTATCAAACCTGAATTGGCCACGTATTGACCGTGACTCCAGGTCTCGATATAACAGAATCCAGCCAATTTCTTGCCTTGTAATGCAATCACCGCGTCTCCATTGTTTAATTTCTTAATAATATATTCGGGTGATCTCTTCGCAATACCGGTCTTACGGGCTTTGGCAGAGTCTTCGATCATCAGACAAATGTCCTCCGCAAATTCTGCATGTTCAGGTCCTGCGACCACAATAGTGATCGGT encodes:
- a CDS encoding pyridoxamine 5'-phosphate oxidase family protein; translated protein: MDIIKNWAEIRAHFNKSFSSNFHVSIASVDKENNPTTTPIGSLFLNKDQTGFYFEKFPSKLPANERFNKNICVLAVNSNTWFWLSSLFKGKFKADPAIKLYGQLGARRTATPIEKNLLTRRMKLTSGLKGNKHLWDNMEEVREIYFTKAEGINLGKMTESLHL
- a CDS encoding FAD-dependent oxidoreductase is translated as MAKKVIIMGGGIAGMTAAHELIERGFDVEIYESNTKYVGGKARSEDATVGPFNNIPGEHGFRFFPGFYRHLSHTMKRIPIGSGTVFNNLKKTEKIMFARDGKEPLTALVHFPLTAFDVDLVFKTLNGAPATGLSSGEKALIKEKLFQLLTSSNTRFNDEYEQTGWWYFVEADDNSPTYQNLFADGLTKSLVAAQAKTMSTRVGGSILLQLLYSMADPTMAPSRVLNGPTNEQFLIPWYDYLLTKGVVYHKSHEVQSINLVGSQIINITVKDEITNTILNIKGDYYLLAVPVEKASTLLNNLITSRDPVLSNPALLAANVEWMNGVQFYLNADLPLNDGHIVHSNSAWALTSISQVQYWAPNYDINMATGGLVKGVLSVDVSNWDAIFNGKTAKNCSELELVTGIYDQLRQSLALSSTPLPANMNTIVVGYHIGSSLKRVAPTVLVNEEPLLVNVVNSWGLMPKSWSTITNLFLAGDYVRTNTNLACMETANESARRAVNCIIDASGTGKPYAKVWKLRSWKMLMPYKWWDKKRYTKGLPYKSKYPWWLHVIAFIWAILCIIAWVFLYLFTLIFGPI
- a CDS encoding argininosuccinate synthase → MAQSDKVILAYSGGLDTSYCVKYLQLEKNLEVHCAIVNTGGFTDAELKGIGARAKQMGAASFKVLDYTQEFYQRCLRFLIYGNVLRNNTYPLSVSAERVFQALAIIEYAQKKRVKYIAHGSTGAGNDQIRFDLIFNILGSGLEVITPIRDLKLSRQEEVDYLKKHGVEMSWEKAQYSINKGLWGTSVGGKETLTSNQYLPESAFPSQVTATEPKEITLQFTQGQLTGINNHHYANNVEAIQALSAIASPFGIGRDIHVGDTIIGIKGRVGFEAAAPLLIIKAHHLLEKHTLGKWQQYWKEQMGNWYGMMLHEGQYLDPVMRDIESFLEHTQERVNGTVFIKLYPYRFELHGVDSPHDMMRSKMGQYGEMNNAWSGEDAKGFTKIAAIAGKIYGASK
- a CDS encoding GNAT family N-acetyltransferase, whose product is MNQENQTSETITEPEVPITIVVAGPEHAEFAEDICLMIEDSAKARKTGIAKRSPEYIIKKLNNGDAVIALQGKKLAGFCYIETWSHGQYVANSGLIVNPDMRKGGLGREIKIKAFNLARDKYPYAKVFGITTSLAVMKINTELGYKPVTFSELTPDDAFWQGCSSCPNYDILQRNEHKMCLCTGMLAPSKMEEMPYDLSRMIINDLAQNNGSI
- a CDS encoding VOC family protein, producing MKFRIESLILFVQNIELLKNFYTQVFEFEALEEIPKQWVLLKAGSCNIGLHQIGEAYMHLDPASAASESNTKIVFEVDEDLFSLRTDLLSRGVRLKETQEWEGYDYIICDGEDPEGNVFQLKQRISRI